Proteins encoded in a region of the Zea mays cultivar B73 chromosome 2, Zm-B73-REFERENCE-NAM-5.0, whole genome shotgun sequence genome:
- the LOC103646191 gene encoding probable metal-nicotianamine transporter YSL11: MAPAAGTATGSASGGSAVHDDAEAVELGHNNLIRRRHPGADVEDEADDRNVGASAAAGKELAPSSVEQAFADQPVPSWREQLTVRAFVVGALLSVVFNVILMKIDLTTGINPSLNVCASLLSYFLLRTWTRAIGCMGLLRQPFTRQENTMIQTCVVSAYGITFTGGFSSYLFGMSAKIANKTEVNDPQDIKDPHLGWMMGFMFLVSFLGLFALVPLRKVMIVDYKLTYPSGAATAYLINGFHAPEGSERAKKQVRTLGKYFSLSFLWAFFQWFYTAGNHCGFGSFPTLGLEAYKNRFFFDFSPTYIGVGMICPYIVNVSLLLGGIMSWGIMWPLISTKKGSWYPETLPDSSLHGLHGYRVFLTISVILGDGLYNILKVLYSTIEAFVSRYRNRKANTLPVSNDGTPADATTETESFDDKRRLELFTKDQIPKTVALGGYVVLAAITIGCLPLIIPQLKWYHILVAYIVSPALAFCNAYGCGLTNWSFASAYGKLAIFSFGAWAGASHSGVIVALAACGVMMSIVGTAADLMQDFKTGYLTLASPRSMFISQVIGTAMGCVIAPCVFWLFYKSFDVGATNGAYPAPYTFMYRNMAIMGVDGLSLPKHCLTLSYIFFAAAFAVNMVKDLVPKKVAKFIPIPMAVAIPFYVGAYFTIDMFLGCTILFIWEMRNKAEADSFGPAVASGCMCGDGLWALPEAILSLANVKPPICMKFLSRSVNARVDSFLGN, translated from the exons ATGGCTCCAGCAGCAGGCACCGCCACCGGCAGCGCTTCCGGCGGCTCAGCCGTACACGACGATGCCGAGGCCGTGGAACTAGGCCACAACAACCTGATCCGCCGGCGCCACCCCGGCGCCGACGTCGAAGACGAAGCCGACGACAGGAACGTCGGCGCCAGTGCCGCCGCCGGTAAGGAGCTGGCCCCGTCGTCGGTGGAGCAGGCCTTCGCGGATCAGCCCGTGCCGTCGTGGCGGGAGCAGCTGACGGTGCGCGCCTTCGTGGTGGGGGCCCTCCTCTCCGTCGTGTTCAACGTCATCCTCATGAAGATCGACCTGACCACGGGCATCAACCCGTCGCTCAACGTCTGCGCCAGCCTCCTCAGCTACTTCCTCCTCCGCACCTGGACCAGGGCCATCGGGTGCATGGGCTTGCTCAGGCAGCCCTTCACGCGCCAGGAGAACACCATGATCCAGACCTGCGTCGTCTCCGCCTACGGCATCACCTTCACTG GTGGATTTAGCAGTTATCTGTTTGGTATGAGTGCAAAAATTGCTAACAAAACAGAGGTGAACGATCCTCAGGATATCAAGGATCCCCATCTTGGATGGATGATGGGGTTTATGTTTCTCGTCAGCTTTCTTGGTCTTTTCGCTCTGGTGCCTCTGAGAAAG GTTATGATCGTGGATTACAAACTGACTTATCCAAGTGGCGCTGCGACTGCTTACCTCATCAATGGATTCCATGCACCTGAGGGTTCTGAACGTGCAAA GAAACAGGTTAGGACGTTAGGCAAGTACTTCTCCCTTAGTTTCCTTTGGGCGTTCTTCCAGTGGTTCTACACCGCCGGGAATCACTGCGGATTTGGTTCTTTCCCAACGCTCGGCCTTGAAGCCTATAAAAATAG GTTCTTTTTTGATTTCTCACCTACTTATATTGGAGTTGGAATGATCTGCCCCTATATTGTAAATGTGTCTCTTCTTCTTGGAGGCATCATGtcctggggaataatgtggccattgatcagcacaaagaaaggaagttggtaCCCCGAGACTCTTCCGGATAGCAGCCTGCATGGACTGCACGGCTACAGA GTGTTTCTAACCATATCAGTAATTCTTGGGGATGGCCTGTACAACATCTTGAAGGTACTTTATAGCACAATCGAAGCCTTCGTATCAAGGTACAGGAATAGAAAAGCAAACACGCTTCCTGTGTCGAACGATGGCACCCCTGCTGATGCCACCACTGAAACCGAGTCTTTCGACGACAAGCGTCGTCTTGAGCTATTCACGAAGGATCAGATTCCCAAGACAGTTGCGTTGGGAGGCTATGTCGTTCTGGCAGCTATAACAATCGGTTGTCTCCCTCTCATAATCCCACAGCTCAAATGGTACCATATTTTGGTTGCGTACATCGTTTCACCTGCACTGGCCTTCTGCAATGCCTATGGATGTGGCCTAACAAACTGGTCCTTCGCAAGTGCCTATGGTAAACTTGCGATCTTTAGCTTCGGTGCGTGGGCAGGTGCTTCACATAGTGGTGTGATTGTGGCACTGGCTGCGTGTGGTGTGATGATGAGCATTGTGGGAACAGCTGCTGATCTAATGCAAGACTTCAAGACTGGGTACCTGACACTGGCCTCACCAAGGTCCATGTTCATAAGCCAAGTGATAGGCACTGCCATGGGCTGTGTTATTGCCCCCTGCGTCTTCTGGCTGTTTTACAAGTCGTTCGATGTTGGAGCCACCAATGGCGCTTACCCAGCACCTTACACATTTATGTACCGTAACATGGCGATCATGGGCGTCGATGGATTGTCCCTTCCAAAGCATTGCCTGACATTATCCTACATCTTCTTTGCGGCCGCCTTCGCTGTCAATATGGTCAAGGACCTGGTGCCGAAGAAGGTGGCGAAGTTCATCCCCATCCCCATGGCAGTAGCCATTCCTTTCTATGTTGGAGCATACTTCACCATTGACATGTTCTTGGGCTGCACAATactcttcatttgggagatgagaaATAAAGCTGAAGCAGACTCGTTCGGACCGGCCGTTGCATCAGGCTGCATGTGTGGTGATGGTCTCTGGGCACTACCCGAGGCTATTCTTTCTCTTGCAAATGTGAAACCTCCCATTTGCATGAAGTTTCTGTCAAGGT